A genomic window from Sulfurospirillum multivorans DSM 12446 includes:
- a CDS encoding ArsS family sensor histidine kinase, producing MIPKIPNTSSPFGVLATKWSVKMSIFTKLFLLFLVSLSLMLFVSRETNQLTQAKIEMLLKEKYLQASTELFRDLSNNDSTALTKRLQAFDFEVITETQHVLEHSKSIYEKSSSFGEVKILMDAKGRYLLLMRYLDESLLVQDRAQDESFLQQGMVTYLIFADIFVLVVIFLLIVKLLFPLKQIASTLKEFGEGALHVRMKYFGSNELGKLSDTFNAMASNIEALILSRQRLLRDIGHELRTPLAKSKLALEMLGESKYQQSLKKAISQIDELTKELLDIERLNANMEQLSLTRFNAETLVSESLSRALIDDESLVELHMDELFEIKGDLNYLSIALKNLIDNALKYTTQKPILIEVKERTISVKSRGEALEYALDYYCEPFAQGDDARGVEGFGLGLSIVKKIVQKHGFKLSLTCKKGWNSFSVSY from the coding sequence ATGATTCCAAAAATCCCAAATACATCAAGTCCGTTTGGGGTATTGGCTACAAAATGGTCGGTTAAGATGTCCATTTTTACCAAACTCTTTTTACTTTTTTTAGTTAGTCTTTCGTTGATGCTGTTTGTCTCACGCGAAACCAATCAGCTCACCCAAGCCAAAATAGAGATGCTCTTAAAAGAGAAATACCTTCAAGCCTCAACAGAACTCTTTCGTGACCTTTCTAATAATGATTCAACTGCCCTTACAAAAAGACTTCAGGCGTTTGATTTTGAAGTGATTACTGAGACTCAACATGTGCTGGAACACTCCAAGAGTATTTATGAAAAAAGCAGCTCTTTTGGTGAAGTGAAAATTTTGATGGATGCAAAAGGCAGGTATCTTTTGCTGATGCGTTATTTGGATGAAAGTTTGCTCGTGCAAGATAGGGCACAAGACGAGAGTTTTTTACAGCAAGGCATGGTGACCTACCTGATCTTTGCGGATATTTTTGTACTGGTGGTGATCTTCTTACTGATTGTGAAGCTTCTTTTTCCCCTCAAACAGATCGCCTCAACGCTCAAAGAATTTGGAGAGGGCGCTTTACATGTAAGGATGAAATACTTTGGTTCCAACGAGCTTGGAAAACTCTCGGATACCTTTAACGCTATGGCTTCTAACATTGAAGCGCTCATTCTCTCGCGTCAACGCTTACTTCGTGACATCGGGCATGAGCTAAGAACGCCACTTGCCAAATCCAAGCTTGCGTTAGAAATGCTAGGAGAGAGTAAATATCAGCAGAGTCTTAAAAAAGCGATTTCACAGATCGATGAACTGACCAAAGAGCTTTTAGATATAGAGAGGCTCAATGCTAATATGGAGCAACTAAGCCTTACGCGTTTCAATGCCGAAACGCTCGTCTCTGAGTCGCTTTCACGCGCACTCATTGATGATGAAAGCTTGGTGGAGCTTCACATGGATGAGCTTTTTGAGATCAAAGGTGATCTCAATTACCTTAGCATTGCGCTTAAAAACTTAATCGATAATGCCCTCAAATACACAACACAAAAGCCCATTCTCATCGAAGTAAAAGAGCGCACCATCAGCGTTAAAAGCAGAGGCGAAGCACTTGAATACGCGTTGGATTACTACTGTGAACCGTTTGCGCAAGGTGATGATGCTAGAGGCGTTGAGGGCTTTGGTTTGGGGCTGAGCATTGTTAAAAAGATAGTGCAGAAGCATGGATTTAAACTGAGCCTTACATGTAAAAAAGGCTGGAATAGTTTTAGCGTTTCATATTAA
- a CDS encoding response regulator transcription factor, with product MSEKVLLIEDDLEMQSLISDYLQNYDFEVQAYDKPKDALVDLKADPTQYKVIVLDLMLPQMDGFDVCKEIRSMSDAHIIISSARNELSDKILGYGVGADDYLAKPYEPRELVLKINSFLRRNTLSKKRVGDFEIDEAKMEVSLEGYLLDLTKIEFDILLLLLSNQGKVFSREVIFNAINGIGYNSKDRTVDMHISNLRAKIGDDSKNPKYIKSVWGIGYKMVG from the coding sequence ATGAGCGAGAAAGTTTTACTCATCGAAGATGATTTGGAGATGCAATCGCTCATTAGTGATTACCTGCAAAATTACGACTTTGAGGTTCAAGCTTACGATAAACCCAAAGATGCGCTTGTCGATCTTAAAGCCGACCCGACACAGTACAAAGTAATCGTCCTCGATCTGATGCTTCCACAAATGGATGGTTTTGATGTGTGTAAAGAAATTCGCTCCATGAGTGATGCGCATATTATTATCTCCTCGGCACGCAATGAACTCAGCGATAAAATCTTAGGCTACGGCGTGGGCGCGGATGATTACCTTGCAAAGCCGTATGAACCCAGAGAATTAGTCTTAAAAATTAACTCCTTTTTGCGTAGAAATACCCTCTCAAAAAAGAGAGTGGGGGATTTTGAGATCGATGAAGCGAAGATGGAAGTCTCTTTGGAAGGCTATCTTTTGGATCTCACCAAAATTGAGTTTGACATCTTGCTTCTTTTGCTCTCCAACCAAGGCAAAGTGTTTTCGCGTGAGGTGATTTTCAACGCGATTAATGGCATTGGTTACAACTCCAAAGACCGCACGGTCGATATGCACATCAGCAATTTGAGAGCTAAAATAGGCGATGATTCCAAAAATCCCAAATACATCAAGTCCGTTTGGGGTATTGGCTACAAAATGGTCGGTTAA
- a CDS encoding Spy/CpxP family protein refolding chaperone: MKLLLIFLLAFSLYASDGKKEHHLSKDLSSLELTSEQKEVAKSIIKQFRVDIKAFREFKEKMEDEKERLVTREVLNEEDLQKINQAISQKASTVESRFLLQMHTLLTPEQRQKFAHNLEEWEVE; this comes from the coding sequence ATGAAGTTACTTCTTATCTTTTTACTTGCATTCTCATTGTATGCCAGTGATGGTAAAAAAGAGCATCACCTTAGCAAAGATCTCTCTTCTTTGGAGTTAACCTCTGAGCAGAAAGAGGTTGCAAAAAGCATTATTAAGCAGTTTCGAGTCGATATCAAAGCCTTTCGTGAGTTCAAAGAGAAGATGGAAGATGAAAAAGAGCGTTTAGTGACGCGTGAGGTTTTAAACGAAGAGGATTTGCAGAAAATCAACCAAGCGATCAGCCAAAAAGCCAGTACAGTAGAGAGCCGCTTTTTACTTCAAATGCACACCCTTTTAACCCCTGAACAACGCCAAAAATTCGCCCATAACCTTGAAGAGTGGGAAGTCGAATGA
- a CDS encoding cytochrome b/b6 domain-containing protein: MKKILVWGLYTRASHALLMVMMLAVFLTPEVKRLLTLHVALGYTLALLFLFRILWGFMDVKYSQFKDFNFNLSDLKEYMFSTFGNKKEYIGHNPASSYAIIAMIVLTFLAVITGALTYGVKEGMGVFSFMNHTMFRDMKLFKEVHEFFSNVLMAVIFAHIAGVLLDKFFHKSRVLESMVDGYKMGNEEGIKLTLVQKAFGIAAISISIFAFVYMLVAPNSLLIADGNPKMDYAKENPAFYKECISCHTLFPPFLLPSKSWVSMMDTLENHFGDDASLDAATTESIKAFLVKNSAESSTKESSLRILASLEKEKTYLAITETPFWKNRHKKIDKAVYEQKEIGKPSNCKACHDTIENGLLNNRDIKRL; the protein is encoded by the coding sequence ATGAAAAAGATTTTAGTCTGGGGGCTTTACACCAGAGCCTCACATGCTCTTTTGATGGTCATGATGTTAGCGGTGTTTTTAACCCCCGAAGTCAAACGTCTGCTCACGTTACATGTAGCGCTGGGGTACACACTCGCACTGCTTTTTCTTTTTAGAATTCTGTGGGGTTTTATGGATGTCAAATACTCTCAATTTAAAGATTTTAACTTCAATCTTAGCGATTTAAAAGAGTATATGTTCTCCACTTTTGGAAACAAAAAAGAGTACATTGGACACAATCCAGCTTCGAGTTATGCCATTATCGCGATGATTGTTTTGACTTTTTTAGCCGTTATAACAGGAGCGTTAACATACGGTGTCAAAGAGGGCATGGGCGTGTTTTCCTTTATGAACCACACGATGTTTCGCGATATGAAGCTTTTCAAAGAGGTGCATGAGTTTTTCTCCAATGTTTTAATGGCGGTTATCTTCGCGCATATTGCAGGCGTTTTACTCGATAAATTTTTTCATAAATCACGCGTGTTGGAGTCTATGGTCGATGGCTATAAAATGGGCAACGAAGAGGGTATCAAACTCACATTGGTGCAAAAAGCCTTTGGCATTGCTGCTATTTCTATTTCCATTTTCGCATTTGTTTATATGCTTGTAGCACCCAATAGTCTTTTGATCGCCGATGGTAATCCTAAAATGGACTATGCCAAAGAGAATCCTGCCTTTTACAAAGAGTGTATCAGTTGCCATACACTCTTTCCTCCTTTTTTACTCCCTTCAAAATCGTGGGTGAGCATGATGGACACATTGGAAAACCATTTTGGCGATGATGCCTCACTGGACGCTGCAACCACAGAGTCGATCAAAGCATTTTTAGTGAAAAACAGCGCAGAGTCTTCTACGAAAGAGTCTTCCTTGCGTATTCTAGCAAGCTTGGAAAAAGAGAAAACCTATCTTGCCATCACCGAAACACCTTTTTGGAAAAATCGCCACAAAAAGATTGATAAAGCGGTTTATGAGCAAAAAGAGATCGGAAAACCATCCAATTGTAAGGCATGCCATGATACTATTGAAAATGGCTTACTCAACAATCGAGACATCAAAAGGCTTTAA
- a CDS encoding diheme cytochrome c produces the protein MKKTLLITALGLSFAFAGSVAPADNAQYQKECASCHFGYQPALLNKASWGKVMGNLSDHFGTDASLGKVESEQILNYLVSNAGSGKMTANNSTMQITKSPYFIKEHRKIPANVITQKEVGSLSNCLACHTTADKGNYSERAIVIPNYGRWE, from the coding sequence ATGAAAAAGACACTTTTAATAACAGCACTTGGACTGAGCTTTGCCTTTGCAGGCAGTGTCGCACCCGCCGATAACGCACAGTATCAAAAAGAGTGTGCGAGTTGCCATTTTGGGTATCAGCCAGCCCTTTTAAACAAAGCCTCATGGGGAAAAGTGATGGGAAATCTAAGCGATCACTTTGGCACCGATGCTTCTTTAGGCAAGGTTGAAAGTGAGCAGATTTTAAACTATCTTGTAAGTAATGCAGGAAGTGGTAAGATGACTGCTAACAACAGCACGATGCAGATTACGAAGTCGCCTTATTTCATCAAAGAGCATCGCAAAATTCCTGCAAACGTGATCACCCAAAAAGAGGTTGGCTCGCTTTCAAACTGTTTAGCCTGTCATACAACGGCGGATAAAGGCAATTACAGCGAACGTGCTATTGTCATTCCAAATTACGGGAGATGGGAATGA
- a CDS encoding DUF1924 domain-containing protein: MKKTLCFILLTLTLLNAKEFNAPMKTYMDTLSAEAKAANPSFTGFDAKRGETLFFSKQTGKKGSEMSCTTCHTINLKNGGQNVNTNKPITALAPSANPARLTDVAEVEKWLRRNFNDVFAREGSALEKGDVLTYIINQ, encoded by the coding sequence ATGAAAAAAACACTCTGTTTTATACTACTGACACTGACATTACTCAATGCTAAAGAGTTCAATGCCCCCATGAAAACCTATATGGATACTTTGAGTGCCGAAGCAAAAGCTGCAAACCCAAGTTTCACGGGCTTTGATGCCAAGCGAGGCGAAACACTTTTTTTCTCCAAACAGACGGGAAAAAAAGGAAGCGAGATGAGTTGCACCACCTGTCATACAATCAATCTCAAAAACGGTGGGCAAAATGTCAATACCAACAAGCCTATCACCGCCCTTGCACCTTCTGCAAATCCTGCACGACTTACCGATGTTGCTGAGGTCGAAAAGTGGCTGAGACGTAATTTTAACGATGTGTTTGCGCGTGAGGGAAGTGCGCTTGAAAAAGGTGACGTGCTCACCTACATCATTAACCAATAA
- a CDS encoding propionyl-CoA synthetase yields MSLKYESTYKESIENPEKFWAQAATKVHWYHQWDKVLDVVDNHYRWFVGGCMNSCYNALDLHIDNGRGDQLAIIYDSPVTDTKKTYTYRELRQRVSKTASILVNKGVVKGDRVVIYMPMIPEAVIAMLACARIGAIHSVVFGGFAAHELATRIDDAKPRVIISASCGIEISKLIKYKPLLDEAIKQSTHKPTTCLIWQRPQERANMLPWRDIDWEVEEEKAGLVECVPVDATDPLYILYTSGTTGKPKGVIRSNGGHSVAMKWSMDNVYNAKPGDVFWAASDVGWVVGHSYIVYGPLMNGCTTVVYEGKPVRTPNPGAFWRVCCEHKVNILFAAPTAFRAIKKEDSQGEWVKKYDLSALKSIFLAGERCDSDTLEWITKITNKPAIDHWWQTETGWAIAANPMGLDPMPIKAGSPTKPMPGFNLKVLDEQGNECKPSQLGNLVLKLPLPPSCLMSIWSDDTRYKKSYLSFYPGYYLTGDSGYIDEDGYVWVMGRMDGVINVAGHRLSTGEMEEVISKHPDVAECAVIGVDDELKGEVPMAFVVLKDGIERDHRSIADGVVQLVREEIGAVAALKLATVIEKLPKTRSGKILRATMRSIADGKEWSIPSTIEDESVLAEIQTSIGKLGYPIPKKGKK; encoded by the coding sequence GTGTCATTGAAGTATGAGTCAACTTACAAAGAGTCCATTGAGAACCCAGAGAAATTTTGGGCACAAGCGGCGACGAAAGTGCATTGGTACCACCAATGGGACAAAGTCTTAGATGTCGTCGACAACCATTATCGATGGTTTGTTGGCGGGTGCATGAACAGCTGTTACAATGCGCTGGATTTGCACATTGACAATGGCAGAGGTGACCAACTGGCGATCATTTATGACTCACCTGTTACGGACACCAAAAAAACCTACACCTACAGGGAACTGCGCCAAAGAGTCTCCAAAACCGCTTCCATTCTTGTGAACAAAGGTGTAGTGAAGGGAGATCGCGTTGTTATCTACATGCCGATGATTCCCGAAGCCGTCATCGCGATGCTTGCATGTGCGCGCATTGGGGCGATTCACTCTGTTGTGTTTGGTGGATTTGCAGCGCACGAACTCGCCACACGCATCGACGATGCGAAGCCTCGTGTCATCATCAGTGCGTCATGCGGTATCGAGATCAGTAAGCTTATCAAATACAAACCGCTTTTGGATGAAGCAATCAAACAATCGACCCATAAACCTACCACCTGCCTTATCTGGCAACGTCCGCAAGAGCGCGCCAATATGCTTCCATGGCGTGACATCGACTGGGAAGTTGAAGAAGAAAAAGCAGGCTTGGTTGAGTGCGTTCCTGTTGATGCAACCGATCCGCTTTACATTCTCTACACCTCAGGAACCACAGGCAAACCCAAAGGCGTTATCCGCAGTAATGGCGGTCACTCCGTTGCGATGAAATGGTCGATGGACAATGTCTACAATGCAAAACCGGGTGATGTTTTTTGGGCGGCGAGTGATGTGGGTTGGGTTGTCGGACACTCGTACATCGTCTATGGTCCACTGATGAACGGATGTACCACGGTTGTGTACGAAGGAAAGCCTGTACGAACACCCAATCCTGGGGCTTTTTGGAGAGTGTGCTGTGAGCATAAAGTCAATATCCTCTTTGCCGCCCCAACCGCGTTTCGTGCGATCAAAAAAGAAGATAGCCAAGGCGAATGGGTTAAAAAATATGACCTCAGTGCGCTTAAAAGCATCTTCCTAGCAGGCGAGCGTTGTGATAGCGATACGTTAGAGTGGATCACCAAAATCACCAATAAACCAGCGATTGATCACTGGTGGCAAACCGAAACAGGTTGGGCGATTGCTGCTAATCCGATGGGACTTGACCCGATGCCGATTAAAGCGGGTTCTCCCACCAAACCAATGCCTGGATTTAACCTCAAAGTACTCGATGAACAAGGCAATGAGTGCAAACCAAGCCAACTGGGCAACTTGGTACTCAAGCTCCCTCTTCCACCGTCATGTTTGATGAGCATTTGGTCGGATGACACGCGCTACAAAAAGTCCTACCTTAGCTTTTACCCAGGCTATTACCTCACAGGCGATAGCGGCTACATCGATGAAGATGGCTATGTATGGGTTATGGGCAGGATGGATGGCGTTATCAACGTCGCAGGACACCGTCTCTCTACAGGCGAAATGGAAGAGGTTATCTCCAAACATCCCGATGTGGCAGAGTGTGCTGTTATTGGCGTGGATGATGAACTTAAAGGTGAAGTACCGATGGCGTTTGTCGTTTTAAAAGATGGCATTGAGCGCGATCATCGCTCTATCGCCGATGGTGTGGTACAGTTGGTGCGTGAGGAGATCGGCGCGGTTGCGGCCCTTAAGCTAGCAACTGTCATCGAAAAATTGCCTAAAACACGTAGTGGTAAGATACTCAGAGCCACCATGCGATCCATCGCAGATGGTAAAGAGTGGAGTATACCTTCTACCATTGAAGATGAAAGCGTGTTAGCAGAAATTCAAACATCCATCGGAAAACTGGGATACCCCATCCCTAAAAAAGGAAAAAAATGA
- the prpB gene encoding methylisocitrate lyase, protein MKSAGAQFRKAVKENHPLQIVGVINAYSAMQAERVGHKALYLSGAGVANASIGLPDLGMTNLEDVCIDVRRITSASSLPLLVDADTGWGGAFNIARTIKELTRAGAAACHIEDQVAQKRCGHRPNKELVSKEEMCDRIKAAMDGKIDDEFVVMARTDAHAMEGQAAALERAQAYVEAGADMIFAEAIHTLEEYKQFTKIIKVPVLANITEFGQTPYFTCNELESVGIAMVLYPLSGFRAMNQAALTVFKDILKNGSQKNSIPLMQTRTELYDMLNYHAFEEKIDALFTCKDQN, encoded by the coding sequence ATGAAGAGCGCAGGTGCACAGTTTAGAAAAGCCGTTAAAGAGAATCATCCGCTTCAAATCGTCGGTGTCATCAACGCCTACAGTGCGATGCAAGCAGAGCGCGTGGGTCATAAAGCCCTTTACCTCAGTGGTGCAGGCGTTGCGAATGCGAGCATCGGGCTACCCGATCTGGGTATGACCAATTTAGAAGATGTCTGCATCGATGTCAGACGCATCACCAGTGCGAGTTCATTGCCTCTGTTGGTTGATGCGGATACAGGCTGGGGAGGTGCGTTTAACATCGCGCGTACCATCAAAGAACTGACCCGTGCAGGTGCGGCGGCATGTCACATCGAAGATCAAGTCGCTCAAAAACGTTGCGGTCATCGTCCCAATAAAGAACTCGTGAGCAAAGAAGAGATGTGTGATCGCATCAAAGCTGCGATGGACGGCAAAATCGATGACGAATTTGTCGTCATGGCACGCACCGATGCACACGCCATGGAAGGTCAAGCAGCAGCACTTGAACGTGCTCAAGCGTATGTTGAAGCAGGGGCTGATATGATCTTTGCCGAAGCGATCCATACCCTCGAAGAGTACAAACAATTTACAAAAATCATTAAAGTACCTGTGCTTGCCAACATCACCGAATTTGGACAAACACCCTACTTTACATGTAACGAGTTGGAATCCGTTGGAATCGCTATGGTGCTCTATCCACTCTCAGGTTTTCGCGCGATGAATCAAGCCGCCTTAACCGTCTTTAAAGACATCTTAAAAAATGGCAGTCAGAAAAATTCGATTCCACTCATGCAAACGCGTACAGAGCTTTACGACATGTTGAACTACCACGCTTTTGAAGAGAAGATTGACGCTTTGTTTACATGTAAAGATCAAAATTAA
- the prpC gene encoding bifunctional 2-methylcitrate synthase/citrate synthase, whose product MEAKETKKTGGLAGVVAGRSAICTVGTGHGLNYRGYDIYDLAKNATFEEVSYLLTKGVLPTQSELETYKQELIKARALPDALKVVLRTLPRNAHPMDIMRTGCSTLGCLEPEADNFSDQASKITRLMGIFPSILLYWHHYHVNGKELDTTSSQDTIGGYFLEKLHNKQPSELWIKAMHVSLILYAEHEFNASTFAARIGASTLSDIYSAITAAIGVLRGPLHGGANEAAMELISEYKSVHEATRGIYEKLENKAKIMGFGHRVYVSNDPRNIVIKEWSRKLADDVGNTNIFPISEVIEKIMWDEKKLFPNLDFYSASTYHFMGIPTAYFTPIFVMSRTAGWAAHVVEQRGDNKLIRPNSEYIGPENRAYVDIKNR is encoded by the coding sequence ATGGAAGCAAAAGAGACAAAAAAAACGGGTGGACTCGCAGGTGTTGTTGCAGGGCGTTCTGCAATTTGTACCGTCGGAACAGGGCATGGACTCAATTATCGAGGTTATGACATCTATGATCTGGCAAAAAATGCAACCTTTGAAGAGGTCTCCTACCTCTTAACCAAAGGCGTTTTACCCACACAAAGCGAGCTTGAAACCTATAAACAAGAGCTTATTAAAGCGCGTGCATTACCCGATGCACTCAAAGTGGTGCTTCGCACACTGCCTAGAAACGCTCACCCAATGGACATTATGCGCACTGGCTGTTCAACACTAGGATGTTTAGAACCAGAAGCCGATAATTTTAGCGACCAAGCTTCTAAGATTACCCGTTTGATGGGCATTTTTCCCTCCATCTTACTCTACTGGCATCATTACCATGTTAATGGCAAAGAGCTTGACACGACCAGCTCCCAAGATACGATTGGTGGTTATTTTCTAGAAAAACTGCACAACAAACAACCCAGCGAACTGTGGATCAAAGCGATGCACGTCTCGTTGATTCTCTACGCGGAGCATGAATTTAACGCGTCAACGTTTGCTGCACGCATTGGAGCGTCTACGCTCTCTGACATCTATTCTGCTATCACCGCGGCAATTGGTGTGCTTCGAGGGCCTTTGCACGGAGGGGCGAATGAAGCGGCGATGGAGCTTATTTCAGAATATAAATCCGTGCATGAAGCAACGCGTGGCATTTATGAAAAACTAGAGAATAAAGCCAAAATTATGGGCTTTGGGCATCGTGTCTATGTGAGTAACGACCCACGCAACATTGTCATCAAAGAGTGGTCACGCAAACTAGCAGACGATGTGGGCAATACAAACATCTTCCCCATTTCTGAGGTCATTGAAAAAATCATGTGGGATGAGAAAAAACTCTTTCCAAATCTTGATTTTTACAGCGCTTCAACCTATCATTTCATGGGCATTCCAACGGCCTATTTTACGCCAATATTTGTGATGAGCCGAACAGCAGGTTGGGCGGCACATGTGGTCGAACAACGAGGCGACAACAAACTCATTCGCCCCAATTCAGAGTACATAGGACCCGAAAATCGAGCCTATGTTGACATCAAAAACCGATAA